TGCGCGGGGCGCTGACGTCCATCGACCCCGGGCACGTCACGCCCGGCCCGGACAGCCAGGACAGCGGGCAGGTGACCCTCGACCCGGCCGGGCTGAGTGGCGACGTGTTCGTGCAGGTCTCCGCGCTGGACTTCAACAACAACCGCTCGGCGTACCTGGTGCCCGTCCGCCTCGAGCGGGCCGGGACGCCGGGGACGGTCAGCGCCCCCACCGGCGTGAGTGCCGTCGGGTACACGCTCAGTGAGCGCCTGAACTACATCTACCGCGCGCCGGGCACAGACCTGACGCCGCAGGGCGCCCGGCCGGACTCGAACAGCTGGGTCAGCGTGTCCTGGGACCAGCCGGCCAGCACGGACGGGCTGACCGGGTTCCGCGTTCTGCGCGCCACGGCCAAAGAAGGCCCCTACGTGGAGGTGGCATTCGCGGGGACAGCGCAGTGCAGCGCGGCCACGCGGCGCTGCACCGCCAGCGACAACACCGCCACGCTGGAAGTCGGCCAGGACTACTACTACCGGGTGAAGGCCCTCGGCACGGACGAGGCCGTAAGTGCCGCGCCGGACCGTCCGAGCACGCACCTGCTGCCGCCCTTCGCGCCGCAGCTGCTCACGCCTGGACCGGACCAGACGGACGTGGACCTGCTGCCCACCTACGCCTTCAAGACGAACGCCTTCGCGGGCGGCGCCACCGGCCTGCGCGTGGACCTGCGCGTGAGTGACACCTTCACGGCCGCCGTGAACAGTGACGCGCCCCCCCTGCGCGTGCTCCGGCAGAACGGCACGTTCAGCGTCACCGGGGTCGGCACGGACACCCGCGACTACAGCCGGTGGGTGACGTACGACGCGGCCACCGACACCCTGAAAGTCCCGCATGACCTCACGCGGGTGCGCTCCGGGCTGACACCCGTCGCCCTGCAGGCCAACCGCCGGTACAGCTGGCTGCTGCACCGCGCCTACGCCTACCGCCTGCAAGATCCCACCCAGCCGGAATCGGCCACGAACCCCGTCGTGGCGTACGCGGTGTACAGCGATCCGGACACCACCAAGGTCGTGCCTGGCGGCGTCACGCAGAGCGTCAGCGCCGTCCATCACTTCATCACCCGCCCCTGAAGGAGTTCCCATGACCCGAGTGACCCTCGCGGCGCTGAGCCTGACCGCGCTGCTTTCCGCCTGCCAGCAGCCCGCCGTGACTTCGCCGCCCGCCCCGCCCGCCGTGGTGGGTGCGCAGCCCACGCCGGACATCGCCCCGGACCGCGTCGCCGAGGACGCCCGCACCGGTCAGCGGTACGTCACCGACCATCTGGTCGTCGGCCTGGGCGGCGCAGCAGCCGAGGCCGTGGCCCGGCAGGTCGGCGGCGTGATCATCGACCGCCTGCCGCAACTGGACGTCGTGGTGCTGCGCCTCCTGGAGCGCGACTCGCTGGAAGCCGCCCGGGAGCTGGGCGAGCAGGGCCTGGTGCAGTTCGCCTCGCCGCAGCAGGTGTGGCAGCCCGAGCCCTACACCCGGCAGAGCGCCCGTCCTGACCTGGGCGCCCTGGCCGTGAATCAGGTGTTCGACGGGCTGCCGCAGTACGCGCTGGACAGCGAGCACCTGAACGCCCAGGCCGCCTGGGACGCCGGGTTCACCGGCCAGGGCGTCACCGTCGGCGTGATCGACGATCCCGTGGACGTCTCGCACCCGGACCTGAGCGCCAACTGGGGCGGAAAGGCCTACGATCCCAAAACCGACCGGACCTACACCACCGCGCAGGCCTGGCTGGACGCCGTGGACACCTTCGGCGCCGCGCCCCAGCCGGTGGACCAGCGCGTGGACACCAGCCTCGAACACGGCACCGCCGTCGTGTCCACCATCGCCGCGGCCCGCAACGGCACGGGCCTCGTCGGGGTGGCCCCTGACGCCCGGTACTTCACGGCCGCGATGTTCCAGCCGGGCAGCGTCGGTTCGGCCGGCGTCGCCAAGGCGATCATCTGGATGACCGACAACGGCGCCCGGGTCATCAACAACTCCTGGGGCGGCGCCGGGTACGACCCACTGATCAAGCTGGCCCTGGACTACGCCCTGGCCCGCAACGTCACCGTGGTCGTCTCCGCCGGCAATGATTCGCGCGAGTACTACCAGCGGCCAGCGCTGTTCGCCGGCGTGATTCCCTCCGCGGCCCTGGCCATCAACAACACCCGGGCGACGTTCTCGTCGTTCGGCCGGCACATCAGCGTCGCCGCGCCCGGCAGCGACGTCCTGATGACCGCGCCCCTGTGGATCAACAGCGACGGCAGCCGCAAGAGCGGCGCGACCCCCGAAGGGGGCAGCGGGTACGTCCTGATGAGCGGCACGTCCTTCTCCGGGCCGTACACCTCCGGCACGGCCGCGCTGATCCTCGGCGCGCGTCCCGACCTCGATCCGTACCAGGTGCGCCGCCTGATGGAGGACACCGCGGACGGCCGCGTCGGGGAGAACCCGGACGGCTTCGACAAGGGCACCGGGTACGGCCGCATCGACCTCGGCGCCCTGACCCGGCGCCTCCAGTCGGGCGTCATGCCCGAGCAGGGCGGCACGCTGAAGGTCGTGGTGCAGTACCTCAAACCGGACGGCACGACCACCGTCCTGACCCAGCCTTCGGACGTGATCATCGAGAAAGACGGCGAGCACGGCGCCATCTACGGCGCGCAGACCGACAGCCGCGGCGCCGCGCAGTTCCTGGCGATGGCGCCCGGCACGTACACCGTGCGCGTGGGCGGCCCGGACCTCGCGGCCGACCCGTCCGCCACCGTCCGCGGCACGTACACCGGGAAGGTCACGGTGACGTCCGGCACCACGCCCACCACCGCCCAGCCCGTCACCATCACGCTGGACAAGGGCTACGTCGAGCCGGTGGTGGACACCTACGAGCCCAACGACACGCTCGCGACGGCCGCGCCCATCGCGCTCGGGGAGCGCACGAAGACGGCCCTGATCTACAAGGACACCTGCGCGAGCACCTGCACGCCCGCGGCCGGCGACGTGGACTTCTACCGCTTCGAAGGCAAAGCCGGGCAGAAACTGAACGTCACGCTGTTCGACAAGTACCACCCCACCCAGCCCATCGGGAACGTCTGGGCCGTCGTGTACATCCGTGACGCGAACGGCGTGACCCTCAAGGACGGCCTCGGCAAGGCCCTCAAACCCAACATCACCACGAACGTCCTGAGCGTCACGTTGCCCAGCGACGGAACGTTCTACCTGCAGGCCGGCACGTACAGCCACCTCAACGCCACGAGCGGCGAGCAGCCGTACACCGGGTCCTTCACGAACAGCAAGGGCAACCTGTACGCCCTGGAACTCAAGGTGCAATAAGCTTCTCCAGAAGCGGGCAGGCGGAGGGTAACCCTGCCCGCGTTTGCATGTGGGCATCAGCGTGTCAGGGCTCACCTTTTTCACCGCACTTCGCGCTTGTCTCAGAACAGCGGGCCCGGCAGGAGTCAACCGCCGGCGCGGACGTGCACCTTCCCCGTGCGGCGGGAGCGTCCCGGCCCGACCTGCAGGAGGTAGCACGCATGCGGACCCTTTCCTTCCTTCCTCTCGTTCTCGGCCTGAGCGTCACGGCCCTCGCCGCCGCGTACTCCAGCGTGGATGTCAGCCTCACCCAGAACGCGGGCGAACTCACCGTCAGCCTCAACACCCGGGTCTCCCCCACCCTCGGTGTGAACCAGCCCGCTGTCCGCAACGGCGTGGCTTACGTCTCCGCTCGCCATGACGTGGGCGCCTGGGCGGTCGGGCTGAGTCCCAAGCTGCCCGTCACCCTGAACGTCAAACACGACACGGGCGCCGTGAACCTGCTGCTCGCGGGCCTCACCGTCCCCCGCCTGAACGTCAACCATCAGAACGGCGAGACGAACGTCGCGTTCGGCAGCAGCACCACCGCCACCATCCGCAAGGACGTCGGCGCGCTCAGCCTGTACGTGCCGGCCGGCACCGGCCTGAAACTCACCGTCACCCGGCTCGGCGTCGGCAGCGTCACCATGGAAGGCGTCGACGTCGCCTCCGGCACCGACCAGGCGGGCACCTACCAGACCAGCAACTACGCTTCCGCCGCGAGAAAGGTGAACGTGACCGTCACGCAGGGCTCCGGCAGCATCGAGGTCCACAAACCCGGCACCGCCCTCCCCCGTTGAGGGGCACCCTGGTCAGGCGTGGCTGGACGTAAGGCGAAACACTCAGCGGCGTCGGGTGGACAGGACCGGAATCGGCGACAAGGTGACCATCCGACCTGCAACCGACCCGAAGAACAGGCCCTCCCAGATCCCCTTGGCGGAGCGGCCCATCACGATCAGGTCGGCCCGCATCGCCGCAGCGCGTGCCAAGGCCACCCCGGCCGGATCCCCTTCGAGCAGCACGCCGCCGCCCAGGGCCTCGAGCCGCCGCCGGCTTTCCATCAGGCGGCGCTGACGCCGCAGGGGCAGCAGGCTGTACGGCGCGGACCGGGGCGACCTGAACCCGGTGGCCGTGCCGTGAGGCAGGACGTGCAGCTGTTCCACTTCTGCCTCCGGAAACTGGGTGCGGGCCAGATGCACGGCGCGCTGCGCCTCGTCGGAAAAGTCCTGCAGCGCCAGAATCCTCCTGGGCGGGGCCGGAACGGGCGCGCCGTGACCCAGGGTGAGCACCGGCACCGCTGAATGGCGGACCGCCGCGGCGGCCACGGAGCCCAGCACCCGTTTTTCCATGAACGATTACGTGGAGGTGCCCAGCACGACCAGATCGAACCGGTCACGGCGCGCGCGTCGCAGGAGTTCCACCGCCGGCTGCGCGGACACGACCACGTCTCCCGGCCCGGTCGCCTCCAGTTCACGCTGGACCTGGCGCAACTGCGCCTGCGCGTGATCGGTTTCCGGCATGGCCGCGTACCGCAGGGCCTCGGTGACCGTCCCGTCGAACGGCACGAGCACGTGCAACAGGTGCAGTTGCGCTCCCGGGAACCACGCCCGGGTGGCGAGGAGCAGCGGGTGATCCGGAGCGGGCCGGTTGAGGGGCACCAGAATTCGTCGGAACACGGTTCACCTCCAGGGCGGGGGATGCTGACCCTCACTCTACCTGGGGGACTACGGCCTCGGCCCTGGGCCTGTTCCCGAAGGAACCCGTAAGTTCCACCCTCCGCCCTTCACCCAGGTTGCCCGGAACGCCGGCAGGATACAATCAAGCGAAAAGTGCCCTTTCCAGGCCTCCTGGTTCTGGCGGGTGCGTCCGTGCAGGCTGAGCAGTACGTGATCACCACAAAATTCGACACGTATCAACCCGCCACGCTGAAGGCCACTCTGAACGGGAAGGCCATTGCACTTCACCACAACGCCGACGGCTCACTGGATGTCACTCCCTTCGTCAAGAAGGGCAAGAACACCCTTCAGCTGGAATGCACGCCTGGACAGAACGGAACCACGTATGCCAAATCCACCCTGACGCTCGGCCCGGGGACACAGGGGCAATGGAAGACGTTGTACAACCGGGTGCTCAACCAGAAGAGCGTCGCCGGCAAGGCCAACTTCATGCTCGTCCGCAAGCTCACCCACGCCTGACCCTGCAACCTGTCAGTGGCGCCCTTGCGGGCGCCTCTTCTGTGTGGAGCGCCGGTGCCTGACACCGGCACCGCCTCTGCCGGGCCGGCTGCGCTACGCTCCAGGCCGTACCCTGAGGCCTCCCGTGATCGAAGACCCCCCCGCCACCGCCGCCCTGACCCCCATTCCCGCCGACGACCTGCGCCGCCGCGTGCGCCAGCGGCCCGGCGATCCCGGCGCGCGCCTCCTGATCGCCCTGGTCGGCGGCCTGCGCGCCGTGAACGCCGGGATCCTCAACGAATGCACGCCCGGTACCGGACGCCCCCGCGCAGACTGGCTGAAACTCACCGAAGCCGAGGTCCTCAGCGCCCGGCACGCCGCGCAGGACGCCGCCGAAACCACCGGCCGGCCCTGGCGCACCCTGGCGATTCAGGCCCTGGACCGCCTGATCAGCGCCCCCGACCCGCACGGCCCGGCCCCCACCCAGGCCGCCTCTCCCGTGGCGCACGGCGGGGCGTACCTCACGGCCGCCGACCGCCGCGCCCAGGCGGCCTTTCCCGCCGTGCAGGCCGGGGAGACCTGGAAGGGACGCCAAAGCGGGCGGCTGGTGCAGATCAGCGAGGTGACCAGTCAGAGCGTGTTCGTGCACGGCGTGGGCGAGTATCCCCGCCAGCGCTTCCACCAGGTGTTCGACCGGCCCTGAACATGGGCTGGCCCCAAAGTTTGGACGGTTTCGAGTAGAGACTCGGCTCAGGAGCAGGGTACCGCACGGACGCTTCTTTCTCGACCAGGGGACGGCCTCACGACCACATTTGCGGTGTCCTGTCCGCAAAGGGGGGCGTCAGGCCGCCCCCTGGCCTGCTCAGCAAACTGGTCGGGCGTCCGGTAACCCAGTGAAGAATGTGGCCTCCTGGCGTTGAAAAACTCGCGGTAGCCATCCAGGACCACCTGAGCGTGACGGGCCGAGTAGAACACCTCCTGGTTCAGAAACTCCTCCCGCAGCCGAGAGTGAAAACTCTCGGCAAAGCCGTTCTGCCACGGTTTTCCGGGCTGAATGAACCGGGTGCCGATCTCTTGGACCGCCAACCAGATCCCCAGATCACGGGCAATGAACTCCGGGCCGTTGTCGCTGCGGATGAATCCAGGCGCACCGCGCGGGGCGATGACCTCGTGCAGGACGTCCTTCACATCCATGGATGTGAAGGACTCGGCCACCCGCAGGGCCAGGGACTGACGGGTGAATTCATCGGTGAGGGTCAGGATTTTCAGCGTGCTTCCCTCCAGGGTTTGATCAAAGATGAAGTCGTAGGTCCACACGTGGGCGGGGAATTCGGCCTGCATAGGAATGGACGTGCCTGTTCGGATTTTTCTGCGAACCTTGGCCTTGACCGTCAGCGCCTCCTCACGCCAGAGGCGCCGGACTTTCTTCCGGTTGAGGTGATGCCCTTCCTGCAGGAGCAGGGCATGAATGAACCGGTAGCCCCGCCGTGGATGGAGCAGGGCCAGCTCACAGATGCGCTGCCGAAGTTCATCGTCCTGGCGCGGTTTGTTCTGGTAATACCAGGTGGATTTGGGCAGGCCCACCAGGAAACAAGCCCGTTCGGGCTTGACCCGTGCCGTGACGAGTTCCCTCGCCACGGCACGCTTCTCGGTGGGCGTCACCGCTTTTTCTGAATCACGTCCCTCATCGCGTCGATCTCGAGGCGCTGCTGGCCGACGATCCGCAGGAGACGGGCATTGTCCTTCTCGAGCTGACGAAGCCGTTTGGCTTCGTCAGGGCTGGTGTCGCCGTATTTCTTCTTCCAGGCGTAGAAGGACGCGGTGCTGCATCCCAGGTCGCGGCAGAGCTCTTCGACGGGCTTCTCACCCTTTTTGGCGTCCTGGAGCAGCTTGATGATCTGGTCTTCGCTGAATTGGCGGGTTTTCATGGATGTGGCCTCGCTTTCCAGCCTAGGGCTGGGGGCGAGCCTCAGTGTCTAGCCCTGACCGTCCAGTTTTCGGGGAGCAGACCAGGTGTGCAGTTTGATTCATGGGATGGATGAGTTCACCAAGACGGCGGAATCCTGACGGCCTACCCTTAGCCTTACCGACTCCTCAATGCGTTCAGGCCATGCTGCACGGCACTGCCCGTGTGCTGGCCTGACCTGGGGACAGCCGGAAAATCACCTAGGAGGTGCTTTACCAGGCGCCGGGCCTTCAGGCCGGCTCTTGTTCCTGCGTTTGACCCCCTGGGTCGTCTTCTTTCCCGTTCCGCGGCTCCGCTGCGGGAGCACGCCGCCTTTGCCCTTGGAGTTCCCATGTCCACACCCAGATGGCTCGTCTTATGTAGTTTGCTGCTTCTCGCCTCCTGTTCCAACGGACCGGCAACCCCCGACACTGGAACGGCAACGCCCACCCCGTTCCCCCAGACCCCGGTCACGGGCGGATCCGACACCCGGCCCCCGCCCGTCGGAGGAAGCCTGCGCATTCAGAGCGAGCCCGTTCACACTCAGCGGCAGGCAGTCGAGCCTTCCATCCGCACCCCGCACACCTCCGACCGCAGCATCTTCAGAAGGGACTACAACCACGGCACGGAGCTCAGCAGCCAGGCGCTCGCCGGATGCAACACGTCCGCGTTCACCAGCACGGGGGACAGCCTCGTGCAGCAGATCGTCAACTCGACCCCCGAGTGCATCAACGAGCTCTTCAGCCTCAGTGCCTCCCAAGGCGCTCGCACGTTCAGCGAAGGCCAGATGGTCTCCGCGGCGAACGGCATGAAAACCCGCGCCCTGAGTTACGCCGGCAGCAACAACGGCATCGAGCAGCTGCTGCTGTTCCTCCGTGCCGGCTACTACGTGCAGTACTACAATCCGACCGTCATCGGCTCGTACGGCGCCCCGCTGAAAACCGCGATCCGTTCCGCCCTGGATGCGTTCGCGAACAACGCGTCGTTCACCGCGAACTCTGACGCGCACGGGCAGATCCTCTCCGAGTACATGACGCTCATCGACAGCTCGTCCGAGAACGCGTACGGCCTTCCGATCGTCAAGCGCGTGCTGCGTCAGTTCGATCCGGCCATTCACACCTCCCGCGGGATGAAAGCCGGCACGAACGCCGCGTTCACCGTCCTGTTCCGCGGCCACTACGTGCCGGAATTCCAGACGGCCGTGAAGCAGGACCCGAGCATCACGAAGGAACTGACCGCCTTTGCGAACAAGCACTTCAGCCTGCTGGGTGGCAGTGACGACTACCTGGTCGCCAACGCCGGGCGTGAAGCGGCGCGGTTCCTGCAGTACACCGAACTCCGGCCGGTTCTCCGCCCGGAACTCACGGCCCTCCTGAACCGCAGCAGCATGACCGGCCCCACGGCCAAACTCTGGGTGGGCATCGCCGAGATGGTCGACTACTACGACGACTGCACCCCGTACGGTCTGTGCGGCTTCAAGACCAGGCTGGCGCAGACCGTGCTCGGCACGACGTACAACTGCAGCCCCACGCTGACGCTCAAAGCCCAGTCGATGACCAGCGCACAGATCCAGGCGACCTGCACGTCCGTGATCAACGAGGAAACGTACTTCCACACGAAACTCGCCACGAACCGTCAACCGGTCGCCAACGACTTCAACGACAAGCTTGAACTGGTCGTGTTCAACAGCAGCAGCGATTACGAGACGTACGCTGGCGTGCTGTACGGCATCGACACGAACAACGGCGGGATGTACCTCGAAGGTGACCCGAGCGTTCAGGGCAACCAGGCGCGGTTCATCGCCTACCGGGCCGACTGGCAGCCCACCTTCGAAATCTGGAACCTGAACCACGAGTACGCCCACTACCTCGACGGCCGCTTCAACATGGCGGGTGACTTCACGGACTCCATCAGCGAGAAGACCGTGTGGTGGATCGAAGGCACGGCGGAGTACATCGCTTACTCCTACCGCGGCCTCCCCTACACCGCCGCCCTGAACGAAGCGGCGAAGGCGACGTACGCCCTGAGCACCATCTTCCAGAACGACTACAACAGCGGTCAGACCCGCGTGTACAACTGGGGTTACCTGGCCGCGCGGTTCATGTTCGAGCGTCACCCCAATGAAGTGAAGACCATCCTCTCGCGCATGCGGAGCAAGGATTACACCGGGTACGCGAGCTTCATGCGCACCTCCATCGG
This is a stretch of genomic DNA from Deinococcus ficus. It encodes these proteins:
- a CDS encoding universal stress protein, with the protein product MEKRVLGSVAAAAVRHSAVPVLTLGHGAPVPAPPRRILALQDFSDEAQRAVHLARTQFPEAEVEQLHVLPHGTATGFRSPRSAPYSLLPLRRQRRLMESRRRLEALGGGVLLEGDPAGVALARAAAMRADLIVMGRSAKGIWEGLFFGSVAGRMVTLSPIPVLSTRRR
- a CDS encoding LiaF domain-containing protein, coding for MRTLSFLPLVLGLSVTALAAAYSSVDVSLTQNAGELTVSLNTRVSPTLGVNQPAVRNGVAYVSARHDVGAWAVGLSPKLPVTLNVKHDTGAVNLLLAGLTVPRLNVNHQNGETNVAFGSSTTATIRKDVGALSLYVPAGTGLKLTVTRLGVGSVTMEGVDVASGTDQAGTYQTSNYASAARKVNVTVTQGSGSIEVHKPGTALPR
- a CDS encoding S8 family serine peptidase, whose protein sequence is MTRVTLAALSLTALLSACQQPAVTSPPAPPAVVGAQPTPDIAPDRVAEDARTGQRYVTDHLVVGLGGAAAEAVARQVGGVIIDRLPQLDVVVLRLLERDSLEAARELGEQGLVQFASPQQVWQPEPYTRQSARPDLGALAVNQVFDGLPQYALDSEHLNAQAAWDAGFTGQGVTVGVIDDPVDVSHPDLSANWGGKAYDPKTDRTYTTAQAWLDAVDTFGAAPQPVDQRVDTSLEHGTAVVSTIAAARNGTGLVGVAPDARYFTAAMFQPGSVGSAGVAKAIIWMTDNGARVINNSWGGAGYDPLIKLALDYALARNVTVVVSAGNDSREYYQRPALFAGVIPSAALAINNTRATFSSFGRHISVAAPGSDVLMTAPLWINSDGSRKSGATPEGGSGYVLMSGTSFSGPYTSGTAALILGARPDLDPYQVRRLMEDTADGRVGENPDGFDKGTGYGRIDLGALTRRLQSGVMPEQGGTLKVVVQYLKPDGTTTVLTQPSDVIIEKDGEHGAIYGAQTDSRGAAQFLAMAPGTYTVRVGGPDLAADPSATVRGTYTGKVTVTSGTTPTTAQPVTITLDKGYVEPVVDTYEPNDTLATAAPIALGERTKTALIYKDTCASTCTPAAGDVDFYRFEGKAGQKLNVTLFDKYHPTQPIGNVWAVVYIRDANGVTLKDGLGKALKPNITTNVLSVTLPSDGTFYLQAGTYSHLNATSGEQPYTGSFTNSKGNLYALELKVQ
- a CDS encoding transposase, whose amino-acid sequence is MKTRQFSEDQIIKLLQDAKKGEKPVEELCRDLGCSTASFYAWKKKYGDTSPDEAKRLRQLEKDNARLLRIVGQQRLEIDAMRDVIQKKR
- a CDS encoding M9 family metallopeptidase, encoding MSTPRWLVLCSLLLLASCSNGPATPDTGTATPTPFPQTPVTGGSDTRPPPVGGSLRIQSEPVHTQRQAVEPSIRTPHTSDRSIFRRDYNHGTELSSQALAGCNTSAFTSTGDSLVQQIVNSTPECINELFSLSASQGARTFSEGQMVSAANGMKTRALSYAGSNNGIEQLLLFLRAGYYVQYYNPTVIGSYGAPLKTAIRSALDAFANNASFTANSDAHGQILSEYMTLIDSSSENAYGLPIVKRVLRQFDPAIHTSRGMKAGTNAAFTVLFRGHYVPEFQTAVKQDPSITKELTAFANKHFSLLGGSDDYLVANAGREAARFLQYTELRPVLRPELTALLNRSSMTGPTAKLWVGIAEMVDYYDDCTPYGLCGFKTRLAQTVLGTTYNCSPTLTLKAQSMTSAQIQATCTSVINEETYFHTKLATNRQPVANDFNDKLELVVFNSSSDYETYAGVLYGIDTNNGGMYLEGDPSVQGNQARFIAYRADWQPTFEIWNLNHEYAHYLDGRFNMAGDFTDSISEKTVWWIEGTAEYIAYSYRGLPYTAALNEAAKATYALSTIFQNDYNSGQTRVYNWGYLAARFMFERHPNEVKTILSRMRSKDYTGYASFMRTSIGSAYDGEFRDWALNLKNNPNPDPDPTPTPGLGPCTSTENITECQRANVSGPAGDYRYFYALVPSGAKTLDIRVSGGTGDAHLYYSPSSWATQGNSTQRSTTAGNEERLVIQNPAPGYHYFSLYGQSAFSGVSVSSTTSGATTPTEPTPGVTECPTTDANLLGKNCKRSGLSSTYDFKYFYVDIPAGTPSVKVTLSGGTGNADLYYNRSSWATSSTYTQKSTGAANTETITINQPAAGLHYFTIGATAPYSNVTIQTNW
- a CDS encoding IS3 family transposase; translated protein: MTPTEKRAVARELVTARVKPERACFLVGLPKSTWYYQNKPRQDDELRQRICELALLHPRRGYRFIHALLLQEGHHLNRKKVRRLWREEALTVKAKVRRKIRTGTSIPMQAEFPAHVWTYDFIFDQTLEGSTLKILTLTDEFTRQSLALRVAESFTSMDVKDVLHEVIAPRGAPGFIRSDNGPEFIARDLGIWLAVQEIGTRFIQPGKPWQNGFAESFHSRLREEFLNQEVFYSARHAQVVLDGYREFFNARRPHSSLGYRTPDQFAEQARGRPDAPLCGQDTANVVVRPSPGRERSVRAVPCS
- a CDS encoding universal stress protein, with the translated sequence MFRRILVPLNRPAPDHPLLLATRAWFPGAQLHLLHVLVPFDGTVTEALRYAAMPETDHAQAQLRQVQRELEATGPGDVVVSAQPAVELLRRARRDRFDLVVLGTST